The proteins below come from a single Natrinema sp. SYSU A 869 genomic window:
- a CDS encoding DUF4382 domain-containing protein, translating to MNRRVVRLVLVAALVAVAGCTGGIGGDIGTDGSTDGSSSEGTGTAAFYVSDEPNAIDDFEHLNVTITTVGFKRTGDVSDGDANETADGNDGDGSDERWIEYDVDERTVDLTELKGANASVVDEFELPAGDYEKVFIYVSDTEGVLADGSTTRVKLPSNKLQINSKFTIGDGERVDFVYDIAPHKAGNSGKYILKPVISQSGTGDDVEIRNVDQEKGDEEGDKQRGNGNAGEK from the coding sequence ATGAACAGACGTGTGGTCCGACTGGTACTCGTCGCAGCCCTCGTCGCCGTCGCCGGGTGTACCGGTGGCATAGGTGGGGACATCGGCACCGACGGATCGACTGACGGCTCCTCGAGCGAGGGGACGGGAACGGCCGCGTTCTACGTCAGTGACGAGCCGAACGCGATCGACGACTTCGAACACCTCAACGTGACGATCACGACGGTCGGCTTCAAGCGAACCGGTGACGTGAGCGACGGTGACGCGAACGAGACCGCCGACGGGAACGACGGAGACGGCAGCGACGAACGGTGGATCGAGTACGACGTCGACGAACGCACGGTCGACCTCACCGAACTGAAAGGCGCGAACGCGTCCGTGGTCGACGAGTTCGAGTTGCCGGCCGGCGACTACGAGAAAGTCTTCATCTACGTCAGCGACACCGAAGGAGTGCTGGCCGACGGCAGTACGACGCGGGTGAAACTGCCGAGCAACAAACTCCAGATCAACTCGAAATTTACCATCGGCGATGGTGAGCGGGTCGACTTCGTCTACGACATTGCACCTCACAAGGCCGGTAACAGCGGAAAGTACATTCTCAAGCCGGTGATCAGTCAGAGCGGCACCGGTGACGATGTCGAAATTCGCAACGTCGACCAGGAGAAAGGCGACGAGGAAGGCGACAAACAGCGCGGCAACGGGAACGCCGGCGAGAAGTGA
- a CDS encoding amidohydrolase, giving the protein MTTLAIIDGQVLRPDLTVTTADVLIDQDSGEIREIGHNLAAEADETLDAANSLVTPGFVNGHCHVAMTLLRGYADDKPLEAWLQEDIWPAEGELTAEDVRIGAELGLLELIKSGVTAFADMYFHVPKVAAAVETAGLRARLGHGIVTVGKDGEVAREDAATGLEIAREYDGAADGRISTAFMPHSLTTVGSEYLEEFVPKARETGVPIHYHANETADEVAPIVDEHGIRPLEYAADRGLLEPEDFVAHGVHVDETEIDLLAEVGTGVIHCPASNMKLASGMAPVERLRKAGVTVGLGTDGAASNNDLSMLDEARDAAMLGKLAADDASAVPAEAVVEMMTRGSADAIGLESGRIEAGAPADLAVIDLEQPHLTPPHDLVSHLAYAAAAADVRHTVCDGRVLMRDREVLTLEEAAVRERAIESAESLSERVDA; this is encoded by the coding sequence ATGACGACGCTTGCGATCATCGACGGCCAGGTGCTCCGCCCCGATCTGACGGTGACGACCGCGGACGTACTGATCGACCAGGACAGCGGCGAGATCCGCGAGATCGGTCACAATCTCGCGGCGGAGGCTGACGAGACGCTCGACGCGGCGAACTCGCTGGTCACGCCGGGGTTTGTTAACGGCCACTGTCACGTCGCAATGACGCTCCTGCGGGGGTACGCCGACGACAAACCGCTCGAGGCGTGGCTACAGGAGGACATCTGGCCCGCCGAGGGAGAACTGACGGCCGAAGACGTCCGCATCGGTGCCGAGCTGGGACTGCTCGAGCTAATCAAATCGGGCGTCACCGCGTTCGCGGACATGTACTTCCACGTGCCCAAGGTCGCTGCCGCGGTCGAGACGGCTGGCCTCCGTGCCCGTCTCGGTCACGGCATCGTCACCGTCGGCAAGGACGGCGAGGTCGCTCGCGAGGACGCGGCTACGGGCCTCGAGATCGCCCGCGAGTACGACGGCGCGGCTGACGGCCGAATCTCGACGGCGTTCATGCCCCACTCGCTGACGACCGTCGGGAGTGAGTACCTCGAGGAATTCGTTCCCAAAGCGCGAGAAACGGGCGTTCCGATCCACTACCACGCCAACGAAACCGCAGACGAGGTCGCACCGATCGTCGACGAGCACGGGATCCGGCCGCTCGAGTACGCCGCTGATCGCGGCCTCCTCGAGCCCGAGGACTTCGTCGCACACGGCGTTCACGTCGACGAGACCGAGATCGACCTGCTCGCCGAGGTCGGCACCGGTGTGATCCACTGTCCCGCGTCGAACATGAAACTCGCAAGCGGGATGGCCCCGGTCGAGCGGTTGCGCAAGGCGGGCGTCACCGTCGGTCTCGGAACGGACGGCGCGGCCTCGAACAACGACCTCTCGATGCTCGACGAGGCCCGCGACGCGGCCATGCTAGGCAAGCTCGCGGCCGATGACGCCAGCGCGGTGCCCGCCGAGGCGGTCGTCGAGATGATGACCCGGGGCAGCGCCGACGCGATCGGCCTCGAGTCCGGCCGGATCGAAGCAGGCGCGCCGGCCGATCTCGCGGTGATTGACCTCGAGCAACCCCACTTGACGCCGCCACACGATCTCGTGAGTCACCTCGCCTACGCGGCCGCAGCGGCCGACGTTCGCCACACCGTCTGCGACGGCCGGGTGCTCATGCGCGACCGCGAGGTACTGACGCTCGAGGAGGCGGCCGTTCGAGAGCGAGCGATCGAGTCGGCGGAATCGCTGAGCGAACGGGTCGACGCCTAG